In the genome of uncultured Cohaesibacter sp., one region contains:
- a CDS encoding DUF992 domain-containing protein, which translates to MKRAKKLLFAVAFPAMMIGSGALAQGVERIEVGRLDCAVRGGDGFIFNSTKDLSCTFHPANPDAPDEPYFGAISKWGLDVGESENGVISWLVLAPTKDDFRPGALSGDYAGVSAEATVGAGVGANVLLGGSDETIALQPLSVSAQTGLNFALAISQMELRSLAD; encoded by the coding sequence ATGAAACGCGCAAAGAAATTGCTTTTCGCTGTGGCCTTTCCGGCCATGATGATCGGTTCCGGCGCTCTGGCCCAAGGTGTCGAGCGGATTGAGGTTGGTCGCCTCGATTGTGCCGTCAGAGGTGGGGATGGCTTTATCTTCAATTCGACCAAGGATCTGTCCTGCACCTTCCATCCCGCCAACCCGGATGCACCTGATGAGCCTTATTTTGGTGCCATCAGCAAATGGGGCCTCGATGTCGGCGAATCCGAGAATGGTGTGATTTCGTGGCTGGTGCTGGCTCCCACCAAGGATGATTTCCGTCCCGGTGCACTGTCTGGGGATTATGCCGGGGTAAGCGCCGAGGCGACGGTTGGTGCCGGTGTTGGCGCCAATGTCTTGCTTGGTGGGTCTGACGAGACCATTGCCCTGCAGCCGCTCAGTGTTTCGGCTCAGACGGGACTCAATTTTGCGCTCGCCATCAGCCAGATGGAGCTGCGAAGCCTTGCGGATTGA
- a CDS encoding NAD(P)/FAD-dependent oxidoreductase → MPALDPTRPENATGETVDFDVAVIGAGIVGCAMARRLTLDGAKVALIEKGHDVLSGASKGNSAILHTGFDAPPGSLELQCVKAGHAEYQVLAKELGLPILKSGALVLAWDETQLETLPGLVEKAHKNGVPDVRMLSREEILAREPHLSDHLLGGFEVPREYLIDPWTSAHAYLHQAVLNGAELFTDTEVLEGTFSDGIWHLETNSSPIKAAQVINCAGLYGDIVDERLIGTKRFTITPRKGQFVVFDKIASDLVKAILLPVPTKKTKGIVICRTIFGNLLVGPTAEDQPSRTDASTNRESLMMLRDRGIEMIPKLADCEVTTAYAGLRPASEFQDYQITFHDNQSYVTVGGIRSTGLTAALGIASHISDKISHEGFSDAPIETPILPELDRLSNYHPRDWQEPGNGGIVCHCELVTRREIERVLDGPLPPNSPSGLKRRTRATMGRCQGFYCTAELTAMTEGRLKHPFSGNTCAKSKITDGGNTHE, encoded by the coding sequence ATGCCAGCCCTCGACCCCACCCGACCAGAGAACGCAACCGGAGAGACAGTAGACTTCGATGTCGCCGTCATCGGGGCAGGCATTGTTGGCTGCGCCATGGCAAGACGCTTGACCCTTGACGGCGCCAAGGTCGCCCTGATCGAGAAGGGCCACGATGTCCTGTCCGGCGCATCCAAGGGCAATAGCGCCATCTTGCACACCGGCTTCGACGCTCCTCCGGGATCCCTCGAGCTGCAATGCGTCAAGGCAGGCCATGCCGAGTATCAGGTTCTGGCCAAGGAGCTGGGACTGCCCATTCTGAAGAGCGGTGCCCTCGTTCTGGCATGGGATGAAACCCAGCTGGAAACACTCCCCGGCCTCGTTGAAAAGGCCCATAAGAATGGCGTGCCAGACGTCAGGATGCTGAGCCGCGAGGAAATCCTCGCCCGCGAGCCCCATCTCTCTGACCATTTGCTTGGCGGCTTCGAAGTCCCGCGCGAATATCTGATCGACCCATGGACCTCGGCCCACGCCTATCTTCATCAGGCGGTCCTGAACGGAGCCGAACTCTTCACCGATACGGAGGTGCTGGAAGGCACCTTCAGCGACGGCATCTGGCACCTCGAAACGAACAGCAGCCCCATCAAGGCAGCTCAGGTCATCAATTGCGCCGGGCTTTATGGCGATATCGTCGATGAAAGGCTGATCGGCACGAAGCGCTTCACCATCACCCCAAGGAAGGGACAGTTTGTCGTCTTCGACAAGATAGCCTCTGACCTCGTAAAGGCTATCCTGCTCCCCGTTCCGACGAAAAAGACAAAAGGCATCGTCATCTGCCGCACCATCTTCGGCAACCTTCTGGTTGGTCCGACCGCAGAGGACCAGCCGAGCCGCACGGATGCCTCGACCAATCGGGAAAGCCTGATGATGCTGCGCGACCGGGGCATCGAGATGATCCCCAAACTCGCTGATTGCGAGGTGACGACAGCCTATGCAGGCCTCAGGCCCGCGTCCGAATTCCAAGATTACCAGATCACCTTCCACGACAATCAGAGCTACGTGACCGTTGGCGGCATCCGCTCGACAGGCCTCACCGCCGCTCTTGGCATCGCCAGTCACATCTCCGACAAGATCAGTCACGAGGGCTTTTCTGATGCCCCTATCGAGACCCCGATCTTGCCCGAGCTGGATCGGCTCTCCAACTACCACCCAAGAGACTGGCAGGAACCGGGCAACGGCGGCATCGTCTGCCACTGCGAGCTGGTCACCCGGCGCGAAATCGAGCGAGTCCTCGACGGCCCCTTGCCCCCCAACAGCCCATCGGGCCTCAAGCGCCGAACACGGGCCACCATGGGTCGCTGTCAGGGCTTCTATTGCACCGCCGAACTCACCGCAATGACCGAGGGGAGATTGAAACACCCCTTCTCCGGCAACACATGCGCCAAATCCAAAATCACCGATGGGGGCAACACCCATGAGTGA
- a CDS encoding PLD nuclease N-terminal domain-containing protein, producing MFGYSLLGLLILIIDIYAIIKTLQSGASTGAKLLWILGILIFPVLGAIVWFFAGPRGGRPITI from the coding sequence ATGTTCGGATATAGCCTTCTTGGCCTGCTCATTCTGATTATCGATATCTATGCCATCATCAAGACCTTGCAGAGCGGCGCCAGCACCGGTGCAAAGCTGCTCTGGATCCTCGGTATCCTGATCTTCCCGGTTCTCGGCGCCATCGTCTGGTTCTTTGCCGGACCGCGCGGTGGCCGCCCGATTACGATCTAG
- a CDS encoding FGGY family carbohydrate kinase, whose amino-acid sequence MRIASIDQGTTSTRAIMVGDDGQIEVVHAIPHQQHYPKDGCVEHDPEEIVANILTCIEACISAHGPLDAIGIDNQGESCLAWDAETREALSPILVWQDNRTAAELDTLRKDGAESETLARAGLPLDPYFSASKLSWILTHNPKAKAAHQRGTLRLGTTDAFFLHRLTGRCVTDATTASRTSLMNLETLTWDETLCSLFGVPMECLPEIVPTTGDFGAIKTEQGSVPVTASIVDQQAALYGFGCRDKGQAKITFGTGAFALMVTGDTIINRPDLGLLPTVAWQMQGQRPTYALDGGVFSASAAVNWGRSLGLFKSYNEINSFEASPAIERGLAFVPALTGLGCPHWQTDARGCWLGLSIEHHPTDLMQALLEGVALRAAEVIEAMNECLPISGDLLIDGGMSGNTYFTQFLANATGRGIRRARIPELTGLGTLSLAAEQTGESISAKIDFEHKSCKQQNMAHLLKFRQAITIAQKWSNGEVCAL is encoded by the coding sequence ATGCGCATCGCCAGCATCGATCAGGGCACGACCAGCACACGCGCCATCATGGTCGGCGACGATGGCCAGATCGAAGTGGTCCACGCCATTCCGCATCAGCAGCATTACCCCAAGGACGGCTGTGTTGAGCACGACCCCGAAGAGATCGTCGCCAACATCCTCACCTGTATCGAGGCCTGCATCAGCGCCCATGGCCCCCTTGATGCCATCGGCATCGACAATCAGGGCGAAAGCTGCCTTGCTTGGGATGCCGAGACGCGCGAAGCGCTTTCCCCGATCCTTGTCTGGCAGGACAACCGGACGGCAGCCGAACTCGACACCTTGCGAAAGGATGGCGCGGAAAGCGAAACGCTAGCCAGAGCCGGACTGCCGCTTGATCCCTATTTTTCCGCCAGCAAACTGAGCTGGATTCTCACACACAATCCCAAGGCAAAGGCAGCGCACCAACGCGGCACCCTTCGCCTCGGCACCACCGACGCCTTCTTTCTTCATCGCCTCACCGGCAGATGCGTGACCGACGCGACCACCGCAAGCCGCACCTCCTTGATGAACCTTGAAACGCTCACCTGGGACGAAACGCTGTGCAGCCTCTTTGGCGTCCCGATGGAATGCCTGCCGGAAATCGTACCCACCACCGGCGACTTTGGCGCGATCAAGACCGAACAGGGTTCTGTGCCAGTCACCGCAAGCATCGTCGATCAGCAAGCAGCGCTCTACGGTTTCGGTTGTCGGGACAAAGGCCAAGCCAAGATCACGTTCGGCACCGGCGCCTTCGCTTTGATGGTCACCGGCGACACGATCATCAACCGACCCGACCTTGGCCTGCTCCCCACCGTGGCCTGGCAAATGCAGGGCCAAAGGCCGACCTACGCCCTCGACGGCGGCGTCTTTTCCGCCAGTGCTGCGGTCAATTGGGGACGCTCCCTCGGCCTCTTCAAAAGCTATAACGAGATCAACAGTTTCGAAGCCTCTCCGGCCATTGAACGAGGCCTCGCCTTCGTCCCGGCCCTCACCGGCCTTGGCTGCCCGCACTGGCAGACAGACGCCCGCGGTTGCTGGCTTGGCCTGTCAATCGAGCATCACCCGACCGACCTGATGCAAGCCCTCCTCGAAGGCGTGGCCCTCAGAGCGGCAGAAGTCATCGAAGCGATGAATGAATGCCTGCCGATAAGCGGTGATCTACTCATCGACGGCGGCATGAGCGGCAACACTTACTTCACCCAATTCCTCGCCAATGCAACCGGTCGAGGCATAAGGCGTGCCCGCATTCCCGAGCTGACAGGACTTGGCACTTTGAGCCTTGCTGCCGAACAGACAGGCGAGTCAATCTCGGCGAAAATCGATTTTGAACACAAGTCATGCAAGCAGCAGAATATGGCGCACCTGCTAAAATTTAGGCAGGCCATCACGATTGCCCAGAAATGGAGCAATGGCGAAGTTTGCGCGCTGTAA
- a CDS encoding DeoR/GlpR family DNA-binding transcription regulator, with translation MTEPKTSIRPSYRRAAIRDYIEKRGQASIEELAQKFTSSTETVRRDLKTLADAGQIRKIHGGACRLDVSEEGPFEARMARNTLAKQVVAEKVRELVMPGQTLFIDTGSTTLICAQLLARIRKLRVVTNSVLIADVFAKGSGEADVTLLGGRFRSDNHQTVGAETVQEIRNFQLDHAMLTVGAIDGDGLLDISEEEAQVARAMIRSSRTLTVVADLSKLCAKGQYRLCGFEDVTNLVLDEKPDSSFVERVTKAGVTLY, from the coding sequence GTGACCGAGCCCAAGACTTCGATCCGCCCCAGTTATCGACGAGCCGCAATCCGGGACTATATCGAGAAGCGCGGTCAGGCTTCCATCGAGGAGCTGGCGCAGAAGTTCACCTCCTCGACGGAGACCGTTCGGCGCGATCTGAAGACCCTTGCGGACGCTGGTCAGATCCGCAAGATCCACGGCGGGGCCTGTCGTCTCGACGTCAGCGAAGAAGGGCCTTTCGAGGCTCGGATGGCGCGAAATACCTTGGCAAAACAGGTGGTTGCGGAAAAGGTGCGGGAGCTCGTGATGCCCGGGCAGACGCTGTTCATCGACACAGGTTCGACCACGCTGATCTGTGCTCAGCTGCTCGCCCGGATCCGCAAGCTTCGTGTCGTGACCAATTCGGTGCTGATCGCTGATGTCTTTGCAAAGGGCAGTGGCGAGGCTGATGTGACCCTGCTTGGTGGACGGTTTCGCAGCGACAATCATCAAACGGTCGGGGCCGAAACCGTGCAGGAGATTCGGAATTTCCAGCTCGATCATGCCATGCTGACTGTCGGGGCCATCGATGGGGATGGGCTTCTCGATATCTCGGAGGAAGAGGCGCAGGTGGCGCGGGCGATGATCCGCTCTTCGCGCACGCTGACTGTCGTTGCCGATCTGTCCAAGCTCTGCGCCAAGGGGCAATATCGCCTGTGCGGGTTCGAGGATGTCACCAATCTGGTGCTGGATGAAAAACCGGATTCCAGCTTTGTCGAGCGGGTCACCAAGGCGGGTGTGACCCTCTATTGA
- the eutC gene encoding ethanolamine ammonia-lyase subunit EutC: protein MSDLIELDPFRRFREVTRARIGIGRTGDGIPTKAVLDFQLAHARARDAVHGQVDFVAMADRLAPLPTLNLRSKASDRLTYLSRPDLGRELDESSLEDAPEGPFDVAFVIADGLSASAVEAHAEAVLKESLALLKGLTIAPVVLAEQARVAFGDEAAAALGARLVVVLIGERPGLTTPSSLGAYLTYSPRKGRLDSERNCISNIHDDGLSHQAAAHKIDWIVREAIRLQLTGVDLKENSSDASLLIDGADE, encoded by the coding sequence ATGAGTGATCTGATTGAACTTGATCCCTTCCGCCGCTTCCGAGAGGTCACCCGCGCCCGGATCGGTATTGGCCGGACCGGTGACGGGATTCCGACAAAAGCAGTGCTTGATTTCCAGCTTGCTCATGCTCGGGCGAGGGATGCCGTGCATGGGCAAGTTGACTTCGTCGCAATGGCGGACCGGCTTGCGCCACTTCCGACCCTTAACTTGCGCTCAAAGGCGTCTGATCGGTTGACCTATCTGTCCCGGCCTGATCTCGGTCGGGAGCTAGATGAAAGCTCGCTTGAGGATGCACCTGAGGGGCCGTTCGATGTGGCCTTTGTCATTGCGGATGGCCTTTCTGCTTCCGCGGTCGAGGCCCATGCCGAAGCTGTGCTCAAGGAGAGCCTTGCCCTGCTCAAGGGGCTGACAATTGCTCCGGTCGTTCTTGCAGAGCAGGCGCGCGTGGCGTTTGGTGATGAGGCCGCCGCGGCGCTTGGTGCGCGCCTCGTTGTGGTGCTGATCGGAGAGCGCCCCGGGCTGACGACGCCGAGCAGCCTTGGGGCCTATCTCACTTATAGTCCCCGCAAGGGTCGGCTCGACAGTGAGCGCAACTGCATTTCCAACATTCACGATGATGGACTCTCGCATCAAGCGGCGGCACACAAGATCGACTGGATCGTGCGTGAAGCAATCCGCTTGCAATTGACTGGAGTGGATCTGAAGGAAAATTCCTCGGATGCGAGCCTGTTGATCGATGGCGCGGATGAATGA
- a CDS encoding TRAP transporter small permease subunit yields the protein MLEIEEIFKTADMHPFAVGYVRVVDRINYYIGRVMMYGVFAIVGILLWSTISKALFVVPAFWTLEVAQFALAAYYIMGGPYSIQLGANVRMDLFYGNWSLRKRAWFDSFTILLLILYLGVLLYGGIESTSYSLEYGERNPSLWRPYIWPVKAMMCFGFFLMLLQAISELIKDIARLRGATA from the coding sequence ATGTTAGAAATTGAAGAAATATTCAAAACCGCAGACATGCATCCGTTCGCGGTTGGCTACGTGCGCGTGGTCGATCGCATCAACTATTACATCGGGCGCGTGATGATGTACGGCGTCTTCGCGATCGTCGGCATCCTGCTCTGGTCAACAATTTCAAAGGCACTTTTTGTCGTTCCGGCTTTCTGGACCCTTGAGGTCGCCCAGTTTGCGCTGGCCGCCTATTACATCATGGGCGGCCCCTACTCGATCCAACTTGGCGCCAACGTCCGCATGGACCTCTTCTATGGCAACTGGTCCCTGCGCAAACGCGCCTGGTTCGACAGCTTCACCATTCTTCTGCTGATCCTGTATCTCGGTGTTCTGCTGTATGGCGGCATCGAATCCACCAGCTATTCCCTCGAGTATGGCGAGCGGAATCCCAGCCTCTGGCGGCCCTACATCTGGCCCGTCAAGGCCATGATGTGTTTCGGTTTCTTCCTTATGCTGCTTCAGGCGATTTCTGAGCTGATCAAGGACATTGCCCGACTAAGAGGAGCAACTGCCTGA
- a CDS encoding ethanolamine ammonia-lyase subunit EutB: protein MVQYAITLGGERHQFPDLKTLMAIASSPKSGDYLAGIGAPTNEKRVAARYCLADMPLKIFLEDLLVPYESDEVTRLIIDQHDQDAFAPVSHMTVGEFRDWLLSYEATPSVLKALAPGLTPEMVAAVSKIMRNHDLIVVANKMEVVTKFRTTVGLTGRLSSRLQPNHPTDDPEGVAGSTLDGLLYGVGDAVIGINPATDNLEACTNLMILFDRLREKFDIPMQSCVLTHVTTSIQAIEKGAPLDLVFQSIAGSEAANEGFGVDLKVLQEGYDAALGMKRGTVGENVMYFETGQGSALSANAHHDVDQQTMEARAYGVARHYKPLLVNTVVGFIGPEYLFDAKQIIRAGLEDHFCGKLLGVPMGVDVCYTNHAEADQDDMDNLMVLLTSAGVNFLIAVPGADDVMLNYQSLSYHDIVSLRHQFNRPPAPEFEAWLKTMGMLDENGRLAPISLTSPTSSNLLSYKVAK, encoded by the coding sequence ATGGTCCAATATGCAATCACGCTGGGTGGTGAGCGCCACCAGTTTCCCGATCTCAAGACACTGATGGCCATTGCCTCGTCGCCCAAGTCTGGCGACTATCTTGCTGGCATCGGTGCGCCGACAAACGAGAAGCGGGTTGCTGCTCGCTATTGTCTCGCCGACATGCCGCTGAAGATCTTTCTTGAGGATCTTCTGGTGCCCTATGAGTCGGATGAGGTGACGCGGCTGATCATCGATCAGCACGATCAAGACGCCTTTGCGCCGGTGTCGCACATGACCGTCGGTGAGTTTCGGGATTGGCTGCTCTCCTATGAGGCGACGCCATCGGTTCTCAAGGCGCTGGCGCCGGGGCTGACGCCCGAAATGGTGGCTGCTGTCTCCAAGATCATGCGCAACCATGATCTCATTGTCGTGGCCAACAAGATGGAAGTGGTCACCAAATTTCGCACGACCGTCGGCCTGACGGGGCGGCTGTCGAGCCGCCTGCAGCCAAACCATCCGACCGATGATCCTGAAGGGGTTGCCGGTTCGACCCTTGACGGGCTTCTCTACGGTGTTGGCGATGCGGTGATCGGCATCAATCCGGCAACGGACAATCTCGAGGCCTGCACGAACCTGATGATCCTGTTCGACCGGCTCAGGGAAAAGTTTGACATTCCCATGCAGTCCTGCGTGCTGACCCATGTCACCACCTCCATTCAGGCCATCGAGAAGGGTGCGCCTCTGGATCTGGTGTTCCAGTCGATAGCCGGTAGCGAGGCGGCGAACGAGGGCTTCGGCGTCGATCTCAAGGTTTTGCAGGAAGGATACGATGCGGCCCTTGGTATGAAGCGCGGCACGGTTGGCGAGAATGTGATGTATTTCGAGACCGGGCAGGGCAGTGCGCTGTCTGCCAATGCTCATCACGATGTGGATCAGCAGACCATGGAAGCGCGGGCCTATGGGGTTGCGCGTCACTACAAGCCGCTTCTGGTCAATACGGTCGTCGGTTTCATCGGGCCGGAATATCTGTTCGATGCCAAGCAGATCATCCGCGCTGGTCTTGAGGATCATTTCTGCGGCAAGCTGCTCGGTGTGCCGATGGGGGTTGATGTCTGCTACACCAACCATGCAGAGGCCGATCAGGACGATATGGACAATCTGATGGTGTTGCTCACCTCCGCCGGGGTCAATTTCCTCATTGCCGTTCCCGGTGCGGATGATGTGATGCTCAATTACCAGAGCCTGTCCTATCATGACATTGTCAGTCTCAGGCACCAGTTCAACCGCCCGCCTGCGCCAGAGTTTGAGGCATGGCTGAAGACGATGGGGATGCTCGATGAGAACGGACGGCTTGCGCCGATATCCCTGACCAGTCCGACATCCAGCAATCTTCTGTCCTACAAGGTGGCCAAATGA
- a CDS encoding TRAP transporter large permease subunit gives MSQEMIAILMFSSLMLMLLTGQRVFGAIGGIATIAALLLWGTGGSNLPFAAAMKVMKWYPMLTLPMFIFMGYVLSESKIADDLYKMFHVWMGPINGGLAIGTIGLMVLISAMNGLSVAGMAIGATIALPELLKRHYDKRMVTGVIQAGSSLGILVPPSVVLVLYAMIARQPVGQLWLAGVIPGLMMAGLFVLYIAIRCHFQPHLGPAIDKAEAASVPMKEKLRLLSAGLLPLAIFFAMMIPFVRGYTSLVESSAIGAMTAFVAAILKRRMTWQVFETSVRQTLAISCMFMWIILAALCFGAVFDGLGAVNAIKFLFTEQLGLDPWTILILMQLSFLVMGTFLDDTAMLVIVAPLYVPLVKVLGFDLIWYGVLYTVTTQIAYMTPPFGYNLFLMRAMAPPTIGIRDIYASIIPFVGLMVLSLMLLMLFPDIALWLPDYVYGK, from the coding sequence ATGTCACAGGAAATGATCGCCATTCTGATGTTTTCGTCGCTGATGCTGATGCTGCTCACCGGGCAGCGGGTCTTCGGCGCAATTGGCGGCATCGCGACCATCGCAGCGCTGTTGCTATGGGGCACCGGCGGCTCCAACCTGCCATTCGCTGCGGCCATGAAGGTCATGAAATGGTATCCGATGCTCACCCTGCCCATGTTCATTTTCATGGGTTACGTGCTCTCCGAGAGCAAGATCGCGGATGACCTCTACAAGATGTTCCATGTCTGGATGGGACCGATAAACGGCGGCCTTGCCATCGGCACGATCGGCCTGATGGTCCTGATCTCGGCCATGAATGGCCTGTCGGTCGCAGGCATGGCCATCGGCGCGACCATTGCGCTGCCTGAATTGCTCAAGAGACACTACGACAAGCGGATGGTGACGGGGGTCATCCAGGCCGGTTCCTCGTTAGGCATTCTGGTGCCGCCATCGGTGGTGCTGGTGCTTTATGCGATGATCGCTCGCCAGCCGGTTGGTCAGCTCTGGCTTGCAGGCGTCATCCCCGGCCTGATGATGGCGGGCCTGTTCGTCCTCTACATTGCCATCCGCTGCCACTTCCAGCCCCATCTGGGACCGGCGATCGACAAGGCGGAAGCGGCCAGCGTTCCCATGAAAGAGAAGCTGCGGCTGCTGAGCGCAGGCCTTCTGCCACTGGCCATCTTCTTTGCCATGATGATCCCCTTCGTCCGCGGCTACACCTCGCTAGTGGAGAGCTCGGCCATCGGTGCCATGACGGCCTTCGTCGCGGCCATCCTCAAGCGTCGCATGACCTGGCAGGTGTTCGAGACCTCGGTTCGCCAGACCCTTGCTATCTCCTGCATGTTTATGTGGATCATTCTCGCGGCCCTGTGCTTCGGCGCCGTGTTCGACGGTCTTGGTGCCGTGAATGCGATCAAGTTCCTGTTCACCGAACAGCTCGGCCTCGATCCCTGGACCATCCTGATCCTGATGCAGCTGAGCTTCCTCGTCATGGGCACCTTCCTTGATGATACGGCCATGCTGGTCATCGTGGCACCGCTCTATGTGCCGCTGGTGAAGGTCCTCGGCTTCGATCTCATCTGGTACGGCGTGCTCTATACCGTCACCACCCAGATCGCCTACATGACCCCGCCATTCGGCTACAACCTGTTCCTGATGCGGGCCATGGCACCGCCCACCATCGGTATTCGCGACATCTATGCCTCCATCATTCCGTTCGTCGGGCTCATGGTGTTGTCGCTCATGCTGTTGATGCTATTCCCGGACATCGCCCTGTGGCTCCCGGATTATGTCTACGGCAAATGA
- a CDS encoding FAD-dependent oxidoreductase — MSEIKSKSGKAETCDVAIVGGGTAGLALATELKRQGISKVTILERETEAGGIPRHCGHYPFGVREYKRLLKGPAYAKRNVEAALRHGVDIRTGTTVTKLHPSGRLDIATDKGTSQIKAGRVVLCTGVRESSRSQRFISGDRVGGILSTAALQSLVYLKGIKPFARPVILGSELVSFSAINTCRHMGIRPIAMLEERDGLVAQSILRPYLTISGMALHSGIRDPQILGSE, encoded by the coding sequence ATGAGTGAGATCAAGAGCAAGTCTGGAAAAGCCGAAACCTGCGACGTCGCCATCGTTGGCGGTGGAACGGCGGGACTGGCCCTCGCGACGGAACTCAAGCGTCAGGGCATTTCCAAGGTTACAATCCTTGAGCGCGAAACCGAGGCAGGCGGCATCCCGCGCCATTGCGGCCATTATCCCTTCGGCGTGAGAGAATATAAACGCCTGCTCAAGGGCCCCGCCTATGCCAAGCGCAATGTGGAAGCAGCCCTCAGACATGGCGTCGACATCCGCACCGGCACCACCGTCACCAAGCTCCACCCGAGCGGGCGACTAGATATTGCGACCGACAAGGGCACCTCTCAGATCAAGGCAGGCCGCGTCGTGCTCTGCACCGGCGTGCGCGAAAGCAGCCGCTCCCAGCGCTTCATCAGCGGCGATCGCGTTGGCGGCATCCTGTCGACCGCCGCCCTGCAGTCTCTTGTCTATCTCAAGGGCATCAAACCCTTCGCCCGTCCCGTGATACTGGGGTCGGAGCTTGTGTCCTTCTCCGCCATCAACACCTGCCGCCACATGGGCATTCGCCCGATCGCCATGCTGGAAGAACGCGATGGCCTTGTCGCCCAATCAATCCTTCGCCCCTATCTGACGATCAGTGGCATGGCGCTGCACTCAGGCATCAGGGATCCGCAGATTCTGGGCTCCGAATAG
- a CDS encoding substrate-binding domain-containing protein, with amino-acid sequence MTSRRNFLKTAGLGGAATLAAPAIVKAQAPIKWRLQSYSGAPLGAHVIKPQIDAFNKAANGEMEIELYYADQLVPTSELFRSLQNGTLDAVQSDDATMASPADVADFGGYFPFSTRYSLDLPVLFQRYGLDKIWKEAYDEIEGVEWISAGAWDPCHIFTKDPINSLADMAGKRVFGVPTAGRFLARYGLIPVTVPWEDVEVALQTGELDGVAWCGFTEAYEVGWADVCNYALLNNVTGAWCGSYFVNSESWAKVPPHLQELYKITIDQSHYYRQVWYWGGEANLRVHGDKMELTTIPAAEWDTVVKDAEEFWEELASKNERARKVIDIFKEYNQVMEKAGVPYRYS; translated from the coding sequence ATGACTTCGAGACGTAATTTTCTGAAAACCGCCGGTCTGGGTGGCGCCGCCACCCTCGCAGCTCCGGCCATCGTCAAGGCTCAGGCCCCGATCAAATGGCGCCTGCAGTCTTACTCCGGTGCCCCTCTCGGCGCCCACGTGATCAAGCCGCAAATCGATGCCTTCAACAAGGCCGCCAACGGCGAGATGGAAATCGAACTCTACTACGCCGACCAGCTGGTCCCGACCTCCGAGCTGTTCCGTTCGCTGCAGAACGGCACCCTCGATGCCGTGCAGTCCGACGATGCCACCATGGCCTCTCCGGCTGATGTCGCTGACTTCGGCGGTTACTTCCCCTTCTCCACCCGTTACAGCCTCGACCTGCCGGTTCTGTTCCAGCGTTACGGCCTCGACAAGATCTGGAAGGAAGCCTACGACGAGATCGAAGGCGTTGAATGGATTTCCGCTGGTGCCTGGGACCCCTGCCACATCTTCACCAAAGATCCGATCAACTCCCTTGCTGACATGGCTGGCAAACGCGTCTTCGGCGTACCGACCGCAGGCCGCTTCCTCGCCCGTTACGGCCTCATCCCTGTGACTGTGCCTTGGGAAGACGTGGAAGTGGCTCTTCAGACCGGCGAACTCGACGGCGTTGCATGGTGCGGCTTTACCGAAGCCTACGAAGTGGGCTGGGCTGACGTCTGCAACTACGCCCTGCTCAACAACGTCACCGGCGCATGGTGCGGTTCCTACTTCGTCAACTCGGAGAGCTGGGCAAAAGTGCCGCCACATCTGCAGGAGCTCTACAAGATCACCATCGACCAGTCGCACTATTATCGTCAGGTCTGGTACTGGGGTGGCGAAGCCAACCTGCGCGTCCATGGCGACAAGATGGAACTCACCACCATTCCGGCTGCCGAATGGGACACCGTCGTCAAGGACGCCGAGGAATTCTGGGAAGAACTGGCTTCGAAGAACGAACGCGCCCGCAAAGTCATCGACATCTTCAAGGAATACAATCAGGTCATGGAAAAGGCTGGCGTGCCTTATCGCTATTCCTGA